Sequence from the Amaranthus tricolor cultivar Red isolate AtriRed21 chromosome 1, ASM2621246v1, whole genome shotgun sequence genome:
AAGCTGAAACAAAATGACAAATATCGCGATATGAGTGACTCTGAAATTTGGATTAATTTGATTGGAGTAGGTTGCTTACTAAGCACTTTAAATTCCTCATATAATCTTACATTCAATAAGGAAATTCTATAATTGACTtacaataattttgtaattgatACATGCAGAAATTGATAGATAAGTAAGGAAATTTTATGCTTGATTTGCAATAATTTACCTTTTGATGCATTAAAATCCAGCAATAATTTTGTAATGTAATATTAATTTGCCTTTATTGAATAACAcacattgttatttgttaattaatattaaaaaatcatttgaataacataataataattcaaaatttcatcataaattaaaattagattccttatattaatttatactaaaaaagtTGTGCATGCACAGATTTATATACTTGTAGAGtataataattaacatgatTATTAATTTACCTTAATTTGGCTTTATAccatgtatatagtatatacaccTTGTAAGTTGTAAGACTAATATGAAAACAAATACGGAACAATATTCATACCCAAACACTAATATTCATTTTTAGGCTAATTGTGAtaacttaataaatttaatcaccATGACACTCTTTGGTTATTGAAACTTTTTTGTCCATTGTTATTTCAAGATGCAAATAATACACAAAAATCCGCTTcatgtaaattttatgaagtAATTATTTAGTAGTAAAAATAACTtcctataataattaaatttcaatGTAAATCAAATAAGACTGTCTATTTTATCCACATATATTCATAAAATCTTATGTTctcattattttataatttctttgttttttataaaatgCATTTTTACACTGTCTAATTTGTTTGTCAAGTTATGCGTATCTTAAATTCTACATATCTaaatattataacaatttcatataaatactataataattttcatattataaaaataaatggcAAGCCTGATAAAACAACTTCgtatatgattatgtttttgtaTACTAGtcctatatataaaaataacaatacaaaagtTAGTTTGAAAGCacttaaaatagttaaaaaaaaaattcaacaaactttttttaaacatttaataaaatagagaaaataaaaGTAGTTTAGTAGTTTGTTAGGATTGTGATTCTTAAAAGTGGAACATTAAGCGAAGGAAGGAACACCATTTAGAATATACCTTTATTTAGTAAAAGATACCTTCTCCTATCTATCCAAACTCCAAACTCTTTTCTCCCACATTCTAACAGCACTAAGTATTCTTAAGTCAACAAATTGGTATGAattgtgaaaaacaaaacaaaacccaaTTGGGACCCACCTAAAATTAGTATTCTTCCCATCCTTGAACTTTATATAGCGTACCTTCTATCCTCCTCTCTTCCGCACTCTCCTTTGTTCTCtccttcatttttctttttccacatctaatcatcaacacagaagaaaaaacaaaaattaaagggaaaataaaattttcaaaggtCTTGTTCTTTCTCCAAAGTTTGCACAGCTGGTTAAATCTTTAAATTTGAGTGTTTCTCAATTAAGGTACAATCTCATCATACATTGATTtatacaatttttgtttttggctttttaatttttatatttttttatttgaattagaCATAATATTCACTTTTACAATCAacaactgatttttttttttttttttaatttgagtcTCAAATTTATGATTGCATTGATTATGGTGAATATTTTAGGGTTTGATCACATGCGGCGTTGAAAATTCTATCattttataatcataaaatattttttttattgtaaaggAAGATGTGTGAGGTTTTATAGTTTACCTAATTGTTCACTCAATAATATTTAACATTGATGTTATTGTTACTGGTTAAAgatgattttttaaattaaataattcataaagaaTAAATTTTGATGGTTTGTTccaaaagaaattataattgATGGTTTAAATGTTGAAGTATTTATTCGATAATTGATGAAAATACCCAGTCAAGATTTATTATCTTTTTGTTGTTTTCTGGGTCACTTGTTCTCTTCTTAGTTAAGTGATTCAGCGCAATTCtcgattaaaaaaaaaaatcaaaatgacaaaaaaaattatgattcgCTTTTTGCATGGAGGTTTCCTCGGACTACTATTCCATTAATTTTGGAAGTCAGTTAGTGGGTTCTGATTTCATAACTTTACTATTTTCCCTTTTCTATAGCGTGATACCTTTTGTGGTTTTGTCTTTTACCTTTCCATATTATCAAattctaattattttaatttatgtggTTCCAAATAGTTGTTATACTAattgttttttcttatataaaataaaatgagcatgtaaaatgatattaattaatgaattgTTATTAAAGTTTAGAAATTACActcaaaaaatctaaaatttatttggtatataattaaACTCGACTTTGATCTGACTTTAAAATAGATCTataaatgtaaaaatcaatgttaaTTGTAGACATTATACTCGATTCTCGATCGACTTGAAACACCTGACTGGATGTCAACTCAATGAACCAAATGAACATTTCTAAATCTTACTATCTATTCAAGTGTAGCAACTATTTTTAAACTAGAGcgtattattgtttattgtttagcAGTCCCTTTGTTCAAAAGGGGTGATAATGAATATAAGTGaataaaaattgtaaacaaatatgaataacataaaaaactaattttaatacGTTGATAAAATATgcgttataattaaaaatagaattgacacgaatttaataaaacaaaacaacaaaaatgatGTTAATTGTTTAACAGTGGAGTGAATTGCACTATTTTAATGATGATAtctgaaatattattatttttctttttggtttGTATATTGGAGACATAACAAGTTCATATAGGCtgggattttaattttttatataactcAACATAAAGAGTTCGTTTTTTAAGTCATAGTATTTTGTGTTTGTCTTCAATCATCAATTTTCTTCCTACTGCTTCCATCTTCATCGCGAATAATTTGGATCAATGACTATCTTGTGTTCGTTTAAACTTGAATTACTCATGCCTCCTTCAAAACTTTCCTATATAAAGAAGTGTGATGCATAAAAGCGATATATTATTTCAAAatctgtatttaattttttaccgTCCATTTGGACAACCTCTAAAAATAGTAACAGTTGCTAATGAATTATTTTAGGAAGAATATGAGATGATTAAagtagaataaatataatttttgtatttattaaaaGATTTTCTTACTaatattacactaattttttcattaacaCTTCCACCATTTAATATCAACAACTAAATATGTTgttaaaattaatatcaattataaattatattagtcTCTAGTCACCTGTATTGTATGCTAATTATATGagcgaaataataataaatttctaacattaGACAATTTTTTATCAAACTAGATCAAATTAGAACTACTTCAATGTATACCAAAAAAAATAGGATCTATACTCTTTTTCTTacacaaaaaagaaattaaaaaacttttaaaaaaagatcCATTCCTTTGCGCccattcaaataaaattagaaatttcttttgaaaaagaaaataaaattaaaatttaactaCAAATGGTTTTATGTAACCCCTAATTAATGATGCACCTGCTACCTATTGAAAAGCTATGTATGTGGTAATGCAAGTTGCTGGTGAAATATTAGTAGCAcatcaattctaaccatatcATAAAACGGAAACCTGATACTTTTTGGTAAGCAAAATCATCCACACAAATTTTTTTCTCATAACAATAAAGATGTTTATAATAAGCGAGCTTGACTTTGTATGTACATATGCATGCAGATGTAAGTGATATTTTAATTGCAtcactaatacaattaatatattatataaaagtCTATTTGGCTTGATTGTTGTGATATATACTTGTATATTTTCATTGAACATTATATCTGACTATAATTAtgatatagattttttttaatatatgtattatGAACAAATTGTgcttgataataataaaaataaatactagtTAGTTTGtcaaatatttatctttttattttttaacattttggttAGAAGTTGTTATTGTATgttattaaaaataacaaatataaataatatataatgtgaaAGATTGTtcaaacaaatataaaatactcCCTATGTCCCTCACTCTCTTTTTGTATTTAAGGGCTCGATTAGATTgattgtaaatatttaaggggtaaaaaatcaaacttttcaaacaatGACAATTAAGTACGCAAactaaaacaattgaaataattgtaaaaGAAGTAGAATGAGAGTAAACTAAAAATGTTGAATCAAAAACGATGATctaattattttgtttcctaCTTTGACTTgatttaccccttaaatattaatattcaaTCCAAACTTCTCGTAAGTGAAATTTACtagaaagaaaaattaagataaagaatgaacaaaaaaaaagttaaaaggataaaaattaatatagttAAGATGAATAAAGTAAAAGTTTTGGGATGAAATTAGAAGAAGAGTGAgatgatttaaaaaataataataataaaaaaaaaaatcaataattgatGCAAAAAAGAACAGAAGtagaaagattaaaaaaaaataatttgtttgaGTCAACTATGATGAGATTAAGGTAagatgatattttattttatggacTAAAAATACGATTCACATGTGACATAATTGGTCCTACTTTGACGActaagtttaatatttaaagaaaaatacaaCAAACATGTTGCATcattggacttgaaattttgttaaataacTTGGACTTGGtcctatttttctatttttttgctTTCTTGGTTCACATTCAATAATCAAAAATCTTGTGTCATCCTTTCTTTCACTCATTTTCATACATATCACGTCACTGATAAGCTGTATTAAgtcatatttttgtattttctcaaCAAAACTGTAAGAATTTTCAAACCCATATTATAAACTAAAGTCCCCTGTTTTTTTCTCTGTTTCAGGTACAAGAAAAATGGCACAAGAACAACTGAAAGTGCTGAATGCACTAGATGTTGCCAAAACACAATGGTATCATTTTACTGCAATTGTTATTGCTGGAATGGGTTTCTTCACCGATGCCTATGATCTTTTCAGCATTTCCTTAGTCACTAAACTTCTGGGTCGCATATATTACACTCAATCTGGTGCACTTAAACCTGGGACTTTACCCCCTAATGTCTCTGCTGCTGTTAATGGTGTTGCCTTCTGTGGGACCCTTTCAGGACAGCTTTTCTTTGGGTGGCTAGGTGACAAAATGGGAAGAAAAAGGGTTTATGGTATGACTCTTATGATGATGGTTATATGCTCATTAGCTTCAGGTCTTTCATTTGGACATGAAGCTAAGGGTGTCATGGCttcactttgtttctttcgTTTTTGGCTTGGATTTGGTATTGGAGGAGATTACCCGCTTTCAGCTACAATTATGTCGGAGTATTCTAATAAGAAGACCCGTGGAGCTTtcattgctgcggtttttgctaTGCAAGGATTTGGAAACTTGACTGGTGGTATTATTGCTCTTATTGTTTCGGCTGCTTTTAAGGCGGCGTTCCCGGCTCCTTCGTATGCCACTGATGCTGCTGCTTCATTGGTTCCTCAAGCTGACTATGTGTGGAGGATTATTCTGATGTTTGGTGCTATTCCTGCTCTAATGACTTACTACTGGCGTATGAAGATGCCTGAAACTGCACGTTACACTGCACTTGTGGCTAATAATGCTAAACAGGCTGCCTCTGACATGTCTAAGGTAATAACTAATCATTATGAAATTTCATATAAACTCTTCTTTTGGAATGAAAAGTATGCTGATGGTTGAGACTTGAGACCCTAATCTTTCACGCACTTTCATGCCCCgtcttttttgatatttttatggaTCCTAGGAAATATAAAGAAATGAGCCCTCTCAATATTGGGCTGATTTCGGTTTTTAATTGGTGTTTGATAAAagtaaagttataattttataaggGTTGTTTTACGTCTTACATGACAACAATGGTAAACTAAGATATTGGACCTTTTCCAAGCCCTGGACCCTCGACAAATATTTACCTTGTCTAAGGTCAAGAATGACCTCGCTCTCATACAAACTTTAACCTCTTGAGGTTAAAATTCAAATGCAGTACAAGTTTTCAATCACTTAATATGATGGTTGAAACCACTCAATATGTTAGTTGTATATATACTTTATTGGAACAATCATTAGAAGTTTTTATTTGCTACCTTGAGTGTAATACTATTTTACTGCGTTTAGGTGTTGCAAGTAGATATTGAAGAGGACCAAGTAAAAGCAGCAGCGCTGGTAGAAAAGAAGAAAACTCAATTTGGTTTATTCTCGAGGAAATTCTTAAAAAGACATGGTCTTCACTTGTTAGGAACTGCTACTTGTTGGTTCTTACTAGACATTGCATTCTACAGCAACAACCTCTTCCAAAAAGACATTTTCAGTGCAGTAGGCTGGCTTCCTAAAGCCAAATCTATGAGCGCCCTTCAGGAGGTTTACATGGTGGCGCGAGCCCAAACTCTAGTGTCCCTTTGTGGAACTGTGCCGGGCTACTGGTTCACTGTCGTCTTCATCGATATAATAGGCCGTTTTTACATCCAATTAATGGGTTTCTTCTTCATGACCGCCTTCATGTTTGGACTGGCCATCCCATATCACCACTGGACTACCCCAGGGAACCATATTGGGTTTGTTGTCATGTATGGTTTCACTTTTTTCTTTGCTAACTTTGGGCCTAATGCAACAACCTTTGTGGTGCCTGCCGAGATCTTCCCAGCTCGTTTAAGGTCGACTTGCCATGGTATATCAGCTGCTGCAGGGAAAGCCGGGGCCATTGTTGGGGCTTTCGGGTTCTTATACTTGGCACAGTCTAGAGATGCAAGTAAGACAGATGCAGGGTATCCTCCTGGTATTGGAGTTAGGGACTCACTGATGATTTTGGGAGGAATTTGTGGACTTGGTTTCTTCTGTACCTTTCTTGTTCCCGAAGCAAATGGAAAATCCTTGGAAGAAATGTCTGGTGAGAATGAAGATGAAGCTGAAGAGTATCAGGGTCCTACTACTGATAACAGAACAGTTCCAGTTTAAGACCagatttattttgtattttttagtaGAATTGATCATATGGAGTAGTTTTTTTACCTCTTTGAGGTTGAACTGATATATGCTCCCTAGGTGAAGTGCTACATTCTGAAGTGTGCATGTTTGCAATAAAAAATAAGCACTTTCAAGATTTTGGAATTTGGTTGTAATTTGGTGTCAATTGGGGAGATTTAGATCTCTTTGGGGGTATGATcttaacaatataatataagCTTTGTTGTGCCTTCTATTCTCCAAAAGATTACTTTTATATACTTGGAATATTGATCTATTAATCGTTGTTTTGTACTAGATggtcttaatttatatttttcaaatatattgATGTAATTGATAAAAGTCCagaatttgatttttatcaCCTCCTATTTTACGTGTTAGTTTcatttagttttaaattatttattattcttattttatattttatttttaatttatatgttaaaacatagtcaacgGGGTTAGCCCTAAGCAAGACCAAGCTGAGCCTGTGCCCAGAGCCCACCCGCAAAAACTTGAGAACCCATTTAATCCAATATAAAATGACAAGTTTGGATTAAGTTTATTGTGAGTGATGTTTTAATCTGTGCAAATTGGGATTAGGTGATATTTTAATCTGTGCAAATTGGAATTAAGGGAAGACTGTATCCTAGGTCTTTGCCcctatgtaacacccgaatttcttCCCGTCTTTTACGATTTTGGATTCGTTATGGGGTCGAAAATTCAAGGCCGTAAAGGACGGtcggaaattcgggtgttacaccCTAGTTTAGCACTTGAACGAGAAGCTCCTCAAATTTAGATTTGAGGTTGAAAGAGCTGTTGGGTTTGGGAAAGCGATCATGGCGCTTGAGGGATTGCCAATCACGCACCAGTACAGTGACTGGTACAAGGGGGTTGTGCAAGGGGCCTTAGATGCGGAGGGCGTGAATCCGTCTGTTGAAAAGATGACATTGCCTGACAGGGCAGTTGAAAACGATGAACAAGAAGTGCATGTCCAGGAGTTGCCAGTAAATGAACCAACTGCGACAAGGTTGTTAAGTTATGAACTCAATGAAAGATGGGAAACTGATAAAGAAATCAAGAGGAAGGCAATGGGTGTAAGTTTTTTGTCATTTCTGTTATTGTACATATCTTGCATATTTAAGGTTCAAATAggcattaaatatttattaaaaggcATTAGATACCATATAATTAGGCATTAAGAACATGTAagttcatagaaaaactatgtgATAATAAGTTGGCAATAAAGATTTAAATGTTGGTATCAAGAATGTTAAAAATTGGGGTTTAACATATATAAATTTGCATTAAATAAGTTGTAAATCGGcaataaatataatgtaagtTGTTATAATATTCACTTGGTTTTTTAGGATTTTGAGTATGTCGAACTTGTTTTGAAGAGGGATATTGAGGTCATCACTCATGCATATTTTAAGAGGGTTATTGATGCAAAGCGAAGAAAGATATTGATGTGCCGATAAGTGATGACGTCGTTTTGACCCAATCCGATGAAATTCTTAGCAACAGTGAATGGCTTGGATCAGTTGATGCATTATGtgcaatgatgaagaagaagcatGTGGGGGAGAGGTGTTTCCGAGGGAGGTGCATGAAGAATTGACTCTCAGGGAGAAAATTCCGAAAGCGTTATTCGAATCTTGAAACCTAACCTTTTATTCTAGGATTGTCTTGAGCGTCAGAGAGGCTTTTCAAGAGATAATGTCAGAAACGTTAAACCTTGTGGTTGTAGGTCTTGGATATTTCTTTGTCATAATAGAATCTTTAAACCCTTGGTTCACACCgattatattttcaattttatattttataattgtttttCAATAAATTACATTCTATTTCTacacttttatattatttttaaattcacaCCAAAATGGAAacgaatttaataaaatatcacATGACAAATATGTTATTAAAGATAGttcattataaaaaaatatcaaagtaACACGGGTGAATATGTGATCCATGGTGTATACTTATTTCTTGGCATTGTAGTATTGAGATCCTATAAAGTAGTCAAGAATACTATACTAGTGAGTTATACCTGTGGGAAGTAATTGCATTGGGATAGTGATATGGAGTAAAAGACCGCCAGTCTAATAGCGATAAGGTTGGCCATATCTTATTTATTGTATTTATGTCGAGTATGTTCAATGCATTCATGATGTTTGATTTATCCAACGACGACCTTTGACTTACATCATTGACTTTTAtgccaatatttttttttgattacatATTTGGTACGAGAATGCTTCAATTGAGATCAAATATGATTCTCTATACAAATAATATTCAATCAATTACTgcattttggattatttttagttatattaTTGCACAAGATGCATATCTGCGTAATGCGTATATATTAGTTTGATTTGTAGAATAAATTACACACTTAGTTTATACTCTTTTTGTCCCATAATTTAAgctacaatttttattttggattattataaaattttaactacaTTATATGTTTCGAATATAAAACCCACATTCTACCTATTATTAAAACACATCTTTAGCTattcattttacttttttctttctcttttataatcaaattcatttaatatatACTATTAAAAACAAACATTAAACATTACTCTTTAAAAAGCAACAACTAAGAGAGTCCGGACTATAATTTTGGAATTGAGGGAAtattaatagaataaaatattttcatagaATAGAATATTTCCATATTTGCATTATTCTATTAAATATTATTCTCTCCTATTCATTGATTTAGggacattttcttatttgatcaattcATTGATTatgtttcctttttatttttgtcatttgtTTTTACCCTTTTACCCTTAGTACAACAATCAACAACGCATAAATATCAATGTCCTTTATGGAAAAATTGAGTTTTGCACCCACTTTTAAGTGGTCCCCATCCTCCAAGTTTTTGGTGCAAAAGGAAAATGTCCTCAAATCAATAAATTGGAGAGAGTATGATCATGTAGAATATTAGatgattttgtaaatattatgcAATATCTGTTGTCATTATATTTATATCCTATTCCATAAATAAGAAAGACAACTAATAATTCTACATTTTGGTCAAATAGATATTTACCCTCGTGTCATGCATTAAATAAACAcaaaagaatttttatttttaaaatatattgaagCCATTTAGATGTTTTTAACAGAAAAATCTATAGAAGCCATTTAGATTTTTTAAAGACAAAGAAAGAATTCAGTGGACGATTAAAATTGCAAAATATGacccaaaattattttttaaaataagaaaattgcaAAATGTTAATAAGAAGCGATTGTAAGTTCACAAATTGATTATGTCAATAATTCttattgaaattgttaaaacTCCAAAACAATGTCAATATTATAAATGCATAATCAAGTCCATAGTCAGCTAGCATTATGGGAAcaacaaaagaataaaaatagaaCTCCCAGAATACCCTACTAGCAACTGCAAACCCTCTTGGAACTCCATTACCCAATACCACTTTGGGTGATTCCTATACCTCAATTcatgacaaataaaaataaataaataaataaacactaAACTTTATATCAATAACCTAATTCAACCTCAATGATTTCTcttaatttcataattttccatTGTAAGTTCACATACATCCCAAATTACATTCATgttcataattaatttcttacATCATAAGCCTAACAACAATTCAATATAATTCTCTTAAAAATTAAGACTTCTCTCAAACTAAATCAAATCATACATAAATATAGCATTTTAAAGTGAAcggatttaaatttatttatttatttatttatttttatttatcattatcCTTTTATTATGACTAGTTGTGGGGCCACGTGTTACGCACGCAGTCCCCCAAGTTATACTATCGAATTCCATAATGTTATATTATacatttttattaacaataatacgAATGAAAATATTAGAATATTAATGTGTTGCAAAAACCAAAAATGTAAAGAATGCATAGATTTAAGGTGTATGTTATGGGGTCCATGTGCAGTTGATGTGTCATTGGTATACAGGCCGAGTGCAATGGGTTGGAATGGTTGTGATCTGCTGATGATGATCGTTGATGGGTTACTTAACTCTATGAAGCGGTAGTAGTGGAGCAGTCTATGTTGTGGACGCTGCGTTTGTGATGATGTATCAAGGCGTGATGTCAGGACATATCAATGCTTAACGACAGTTGGAATGACTACCCTAACTATTTTAGGAGTTAGTGAAAACAACTTGCCAAATTGAGCATAAATAGGTAGTAATAGCAACATCATCAAAATAAGACATGAAAATATATTAAAGGCTTTATAGTCAAACATAAAGCATAGTTAGGTTGTTCAAGAAAACAACTAATTCAAATGTATATACAAATCCTATAATACTAATATAAATCAGTTGCTTGtttaataatgtaaatataaatGTTACAATACTCATGTGGTGGGCTTTAGAGAAGGTATCTCATATGAGCCAAACAAATTCTAATTTGTTTATAAAAAGTTAGATTTTCATGTTGATACAACATGAGATAATGTAGAATGGTGTTCTTAACATGTAAGCAAACTACAAGTTAAAATATGTATttctataaatataattaataatataaatagtttgATAATAGTAGCAGTGCTAATAAATACCTCATCCCAGATCCTGCAAAACTCTACATAGAATATCAAGTTATTAGCCTATATCTCACTCATCAAATCAACCTAACACAAGTACAAATATATCCACAAATTTTCACTTGTTAAGCTTTCCAGTATACTTGGAATGAAATCTTTCATCATTTCCCCTTAATTCGCTACGTTTCCATTTACAGAGATCTTGCCCACAAACTCTAGCTATCTTGTCATCTTCTATATACATTTCTTTCGTATATTtgtgtttttggttttttttctcCCATTAAATCAACCAAATATAATATTCTTTAAAACACAAAAGTagaaaattgtattttatttattctgtGACTTAAAGCCAACTGATGGTTTACTTCTTGGTTCAAGTTATCAAGGAATGTTCAAGagtaaaaatttatgtttagcTCTTTAGTACAAGTCATTAAGATACGATTGAATTTAATGCATACTGAGCCTAAGGAGTATAAATAACATTGAGTATTGAAAAATACATAGATTGCTTATTATTGTGTCATTCTATTTTGATATTGTTTCATTACTTGCATTTAAACGAATTGTGAACAAACTAAGCAAATACCGTTGTACAACAAGAAGAAATGTAGGACATAAAAAAGAAaccttttattatttatagaaaTCCAAGGGATAATAAAGAAAACAGAAGATAGAAACTACAAACCATGACATTGTTGTAACTAATAATgtgtttaacatatactacaTTCCTTCTTATTCGCTCTAAATCCCCAAAATTTGTTGTCTTCATCccatttatactaatttttaaaacatatattatatatttgcaTAGAGGTTTCGCTAGAAACATTTGGAGGATTGAGAGGTTCATATGAGTATCAAAATTGTGTTATACAATTTTAGAGGATCATGTGAGtacaaaaaaaaatgtgaaaactgtgaaatttatgataaaatggttagaaattaagCAAGAAAACGTCTTCATTGCTGACATTTCTGTAAATGTCAACAACTTTTATTCCAACACTAATAGAGATGAAAATGTCCCATTAACACCCATATATGTACCCATTAATACTCATTTGTACCCTTTTAATACTCGTATTGTAACAG
This genomic interval carries:
- the LOC130809414 gene encoding probable inorganic phosphate transporter 1-4; this translates as MAQEQLKVLNALDVAKTQWYHFTAIVIAGMGFFTDAYDLFSISLVTKLLGRIYYTQSGALKPGTLPPNVSAAVNGVAFCGTLSGQLFFGWLGDKMGRKRVYGMTLMMMVICSLASGLSFGHEAKGVMASLCFFRFWLGFGIGGDYPLSATIMSEYSNKKTRGAFIAAVFAMQGFGNLTGGIIALIVSAAFKAAFPAPSYATDAAASLVPQADYVWRIILMFGAIPALMTYYWRMKMPETARYTALVANNAKQAASDMSKVLQVDIEEDQVKAAALVEKKKTQFGLFSRKFLKRHGLHLLGTATCWFLLDIAFYSNNLFQKDIFSAVGWLPKAKSMSALQEVYMVARAQTLVSLCGTVPGYWFTVVFIDIIGRFYIQLMGFFFMTAFMFGLAIPYHHWTTPGNHIGFVVMYGFTFFFANFGPNATTFVVPAEIFPARLRSTCHGISAAAGKAGAIVGAFGFLYLAQSRDASKTDAGYPPGIGVRDSLMILGGICGLGFFCTFLVPEANGKSLEEMSGENEDEAEEYQGPTTDNRTVPV